The Deltaproteobacteria bacterium genome has a segment encoding these proteins:
- a CDS encoding DUF4381 domain-containing protein, with translation MVESHMPASTSLENLHDIVVPGPVSWLPPAPGWYALGVTLLLLLIWGAVAWYRRRQRNAYRRQALAELARIEKALAEGGAAVHRLLPRLPALLKRTALAAYGRGEVASLCGKPWLDFLDRSIGKSLFSGENGRLLLACSYASATLLDGISRKQVRSLSRAVRAWLAGHRVIAANRAYATNGLKAKGST, from the coding sequence ATGGTTGAATCACACATGCCCGCTTCGACCAGTTTAGAAAACCTGCACGACATCGTCGTTCCGGGGCCTGTCTCCTGGCTGCCCCCGGCACCGGGCTGGTACGCGCTGGGGGTGACCCTGCTGCTTTTACTTATCTGGGGAGCGGTTGCCTGGTATCGGCGTCGGCAGCGCAACGCATACCGGCGCCAGGCGCTGGCCGAGCTGGCGCGCATCGAAAAGGCCCTTGCCGAAGGCGGGGCCGCCGTCCATCGCCTGCTGCCCCGCCTGCCGGCGCTCCTCAAACGCACGGCCCTTGCCGCCTATGGCCGCGGGGAGGTCGCATCACTTTGCGGAAAACCATGGCTCGATTTTCTCGATCGCAGCATCGGCAAATCGCTTTTTTCCGGCGAGAACGGGCGACTGTTGCTGGCCTGTTCGTACGCTTCCGCAACCCTTCTCGATGGGATCAGCCGGAAACAGGTCCGCAGTCTTAGCCGGGCCGTGCGCGCCTGGCTGGCCGGTCACCGCGTGATCGCCGCGAACAGAGCCTATGCAACAAATGGCTTAAAAGCGAAGGGTTCCACCTGA
- a CDS encoding VWA domain-containing protein, producing MFIFADIWLFCLLPLPLLFRWFARPFREERPAVRVPFFDDLVALSGQDPGSGSIVRRQPLLRQVAVSLGWILLVAALARPQWVAPPINKQIPSRDLLLGVDLSASMKTEDFTTADGRKGTRLAAVKGVLDEFLERRKGDRVGLIFFGTAPFIQAPFTEDLDTCRELMREAQVGMAGPRTALGDTIGLAINMFKKSKVKDKLLILLTDGNDTSSGLEPKKAAGIAKEEGIVIYTVAVGDPRAAGEQKLDEKDLKAVAEMTGGYYFWAGDRTRLEEIYNRIDRLSTHKIDSISYRPKIDLYYWPLSMVIVLSMLPLTGRIVRMRRPA from the coding sequence ATGTTTATTTTTGCCGATATATGGCTGTTTTGTCTTCTGCCCCTGCCGTTGCTCTTTCGGTGGTTTGCCCGGCCCTTTCGCGAAGAGCGGCCGGCGGTGCGGGTTCCCTTTTTTGACGACCTGGTAGCCCTTTCCGGCCAGGATCCGGGCAGCGGTAGCATCGTTCGCAGGCAACCGCTGTTGCGGCAGGTCGCGGTGAGCCTCGGATGGATACTGCTGGTTGCCGCCCTGGCCAGGCCCCAGTGGGTCGCACCGCCGATCAACAAGCAGATTCCTTCCCGGGACCTTCTCCTGGGTGTGGACCTTTCAGCTTCCATGAAAACGGAAGATTTTACGACCGCCGACGGCAGAAAAGGCACCCGGCTGGCGGCGGTCAAAGGCGTGCTCGACGAATTCCTCGAACGGCGCAAGGGGGACCGGGTCGGTCTCATCTTTTTTGGCACGGCGCCCTTTATCCAGGCGCCGTTTACCGAAGATCTCGACACCTGCCGAGAATTGATGCGCGAGGCCCAGGTGGGCATGGCCGGACCCAGGACGGCCCTGGGCGATACCATCGGCCTGGCCATCAACATGTTCAAGAAGAGCAAGGTCAAAGACAAGCTCCTGATCCTGCTCACCGACGGCAACGACACCAGTTCCGGGTTGGAGCCGAAAAAGGCCGCCGGAATCGCCAAAGAAGAGGGCATTGTCATCTACACCGTGGCAGTGGGCGATCCCAGAGCTGCGGGCGAGCAAAAGCTCGATGAAAAAGACCTGAAGGCCGTGGCCGAGATGACCGGCGGCTATTACTTCTGGGCCGGCGACCGCACGAGGCTCGAGGAGATCTACAACCGAATCGATCGCCTGAGCACCCACAAAATCGACAGTATCAGTTATCGGCCTAAAATAGATCTCTATTACTGGCCTCTGTCAATGGTGATCGTACTGAGCATGCTGCCGCTCACGGGACGGATCGTTCGAATGCGGAGGCCGGCTTGA
- a CDS encoding VWA domain-containing protein, whose protein sequence is MHFFHDLHFLRPWLFVLLVPAAGLIGYALRNRESRYGMQTLIAGHLLDHLLIGRGQQHRRFPLYLLAAFWAIGIVAVSGPTWKKEPSPFAQDTAGLVIVLKVTPSMMARDIQPSRLTRATQKIHDLLKRRPGAKTALIAYSASSHLVMPFTVDPGIIDMFSQALSPDVMPDSGDKPVAGLEQAAALLERAEMAGSILLIADSLPGSQTAVLERFRREKEIPVHLYAMAAPKGVRVPLDSPPAPALNPGALKKAASVVGADLTVVTADDGDIRKLAERIKSSMSTARENQGQRWQDMGYWALPVLLAIALFFFRRGWMVAYE, encoded by the coding sequence ATGCACTTCTTCCACGACCTCCACTTCCTGCGTCCCTGGCTGTTCGTTTTACTGGTTCCGGCTGCCGGGCTGATCGGGTACGCATTGCGAAACCGGGAAAGCCGGTATGGCATGCAGACACTGATTGCCGGGCATCTGCTCGATCATTTGCTGATCGGCAGAGGACAGCAGCATCGGCGTTTTCCGCTTTATCTGCTGGCTGCATTCTGGGCAATCGGAATCGTGGCTGTTTCCGGCCCGACATGGAAAAAGGAACCGTCGCCGTTTGCACAGGATACCGCCGGACTGGTCATTGTCCTCAAGGTCACCCCCTCCATGATGGCCCGGGACATCCAGCCATCCCGCCTCACCCGGGCCACCCAGAAAATTCATGACCTGCTCAAACGGCGCCCCGGTGCGAAGACCGCACTCATCGCCTACAGCGCTTCGAGCCATCTGGTCATGCCCTTTACCGTTGACCCCGGTATCATCGACATGTTCAGCCAGGCCCTGAGTCCCGATGTCATGCCTGACAGCGGGGATAAACCGGTAGCGGGGCTCGAGCAGGCAGCCGCGCTCTTGGAACGGGCAGAGATGGCCGGATCTATTCTGCTCATTGCCGATTCGCTGCCCGGGTCGCAAACCGCGGTGTTGGAGCGATTTCGCCGGGAGAAAGAGATTCCGGTGCATCTTTACGCCATGGCTGCGCCCAAGGGCGTGCGCGTTCCACTGGACAGCCCGCCGGCGCCGGCCTTGAATCCCGGCGCATTGAAAAAAGCGGCCTCGGTCGTCGGCGCCGATTTGACGGTGGTGACCGCCGATGACGGGGACATCCGGAAACTGGCGGAACGGATCAAATCCAGCATGTCCACCGCCCGGGAGAATCAGGGGCAGCGCTGGCAGGATATGGGCTACTGGGCGTTGCCGGTGTTGTTGGCGATCGCGCTCTTTTTCTTCCGCCGGGGATGGATGGTGGCCTATGAATGA